In Rhinolophus ferrumequinum isolate MPI-CBG mRhiFer1 chromosome 25, mRhiFer1_v1.p, whole genome shotgun sequence, the following proteins share a genomic window:
- the ST14 gene encoding suppressor of tumorigenicity 14 protein has protein sequence MKSNRGRKGGGGSKDLGAGLKYSSRLENMNGFEEGLEFLPVNNTKKVEKRGLKPWVVLVIVLISFFLLSLTAGLLVWHFQYRNVRVQKVFNGYLRITNENFLDAYENPNSTEFAELANKVKEALKLLYSGIPALGPYHKESAVTAFSEGSVIAYYWSEFNIPNYLVEEAERAMAEEHAVKLPPRTRTLHSFMLTSVVAFPTDPRTVQTTKDNSCRFALHARSGELTRFTTPGFPDSPYPAFARCQWALRGDANSVLSLTFRSFDVATCDDRSSDLVMVYDTLSPVEPRAVVKLCGTYPPSYNLTFLSSQNVLLVTLITNTGRRNPGFEAMFFQLPKMSSCGGYLREAQGTFSSPYYPGHYPPNINCTWDIEVPNHRNVKVFFKLFYLLEPNVPLGTCPKDYVEINGEKYCGERPQFVVASNSSRITVHFHSDQSYTDTGFFAEYLSYDSSDPCPGKFMCNTGRCIRNELRCDGWADCADYSDELNCKCNATYQFTCKNKFCKPLFWVCDNVNDCGDNSDELECDCPAETVKCGNGKCILKSQQCDGKDNCGDGSDEATCDSVSIVPCTKHTYRCKNGLCVSKGNPECDGKKDCSDGSDEKDCDCGLRSFSRQSRVVGGKDAEEGEWPWQVSLHALGQGHLCGASLISHNWMVSAAHCFVNDRGFRYSDHTMWTAFLGLHSQSKRSAPGVQECKLKRIISHPNFNDFTYDYDIALLELEQPVEYSSTVRPICLPDTSHSFPPGKAIWVTGWGHTYEGGNVVLILQKGEIRVINQTTCEKLMPQQITARMMCVGYLSGGVDACQGDSGGPLSSVEADGRIFQAGVVSWGEGCAQRDKPGVYTRLPVFRDWIKEQTGV, from the exons AACATGAATGGCTTTGAGGAAGGCCTGGAGTTCCTGCCGGTGAACAACACCAAGAAGGTTGAGAAGCGAGGCCTCAAGCCCTGGGTTGTACTAGTGATTGTGCTGATCAGCTTCTTCTTGCTCTCGCTCACGGCTGGTTTGCTGGTGTGGCACTTCCAGT ACCGGAACGTGCGGGTCCAGAAGGTCTTCAATGGCTACCTTAGGATCACAAACGAGAACTTTCTGGATGCCTATGAGAACCCAAACTCCACTGAGTTTGCAGAGCTGGCCAACAAAGTGAAGGAAGCG CTGAAGCTGTTGTACAGTGGGATCCCAGCCCTGGGACCCTACCACAAGGAGTCAGCGGTGACTGCCTTCAG CGAGGGCAGCGTCATCGCCTACTACTGGTCAGAGTTCAACATCCCCAACTACCTGGTGGAGGAGGCGGAGCGCGCCATGGCGGAGGAGCACGCGGTCAAGCTGCCGCCACGCACCCGCACCCTGCATTCCTTCATGCTGACCTCCGTGGTGGCCTTCC CCACTGACCCCAGGACAGTACAGACCACCAAGGACA ACAGCTGCAGATTTGCCCTGCACGCCCGCAGTGGGGAGCTGACTCGGTTCACCACACCTGGCTTCCCCGACAGCCCCTACCCAGCTTTTGCCCGCTGCCAATGGGCCCTACGGGGGGATGCCAACTCCGTGCTGAGCCTCACCTTCCGAAGCTTTGATGTCGCGACCTGTGATGACCGTAGCAGTGACCTGGTCATGGTGTATGACACCTTGAGCCCCGTGGAACCCCGCGCTGTGGTGAA GTTGTGTGGCACCTACCCTCCCTCCTACAACCtgaccttcctttcctcccagaaCGTCCTGCTTGTCACGCTGATAACCAATACCGGGCGGCGAAATCCTGGCTTTGAGGCCATGTTCTTCCAGCTGCCTAAGATGAGCA GCTGTGGAGGCTACTTACGTGAAGCCCAAGGGACATTTAGCAGCCCGTACTATCCGGGCCACTACCCGCCCAACATCAACTGCACGTGGGACATTGAG GTGCCCAACCATCGAAATGTGAAGGTGTTCTTCAAACTCTTCTACCTGTTGGAGCCCAACGTGCCCCTGGGCACCTGCCCCAAGGACTATGTGGAGATCAACGGGGAGAA GTATTGCGGAGAGAGGCCCCAGTTTGTGGTTGCCAGCAACAGCAGCAGGATCACTGTTCACTTCCATTCGGATCAGTCCTACACGGACACGGGCTTCTTTGCTGAGTACCTGTCCTATGACTCCAGTGACC CGTGCCCTGGGAAGTTCATGTGTAACACGGGGCGCTGTATCCGGAATGAGCTGCGCTGCGATGGCTGGGCTGATTGTGCTGACTACAGCGACGAGCTCAACTGCA AATGCAATGCCACCTACCAGTTCACGTGCAAGAACAAGTTCTGCAAGCCCCTCTTCTGGGTCTGTGACAACGTGAACGATTGTGGGGACAACAGTGATGAGCTGGAGTGCG ATTGTCCGGCTGAGACCGTCAAGTGTGGCAATGGGAAGTGCATCCTGAAGAGCCAGCAATGTGACGGGAAAGACAACTGCGGGGACGGGTCTGATGAGGCCACATGTGACAGCG TGAGCATCGTCCCCTGCACCAAACACACCTATCGCTGCAAAAATGGGCTCTGTGTGAGCAAGGGCAACCCTGAGTGTGACGGGAAGAAGGACTGCAGCGACGGCTCGGATGAGAAGGACTGTG ACTGTGGACTGCGGTCGTTCAGCAGGCAGTCTCGTGTTGTTGGGGGCAAGGATGCAGAAGAGGGTGAATGGCCCTGGCAGGTGAGTCTCCACGCTCTGGGCCAGGGCCATCTGTGCGGGGCTTCGCTTATCTCTCACAACTGGATGGTGTCTGCAGCTCACTGCTTCGTCAACGACAGAGGATTCAG GTACTCCGACCACACCATGTGGACAGCCTTTCTGGGTCTGCACAGCCAGAGCAAGCGCAGTGCCCCCGGGGTGCAAGAGTGCAAGCTCAAGCGCATCATCAGCCACCCTAACTTCAACGACTTCACCTACGACTACGACATCGCACtgctggagctggagcagccGGTGGAGTACAGCAGCACCGTGCGGCCCATCTGCCTGCCAGACACCTCACACTCCTTCCCACCCGGCAAGGCCATCTGGGTCACCGGCTGGGGCCACACCTACGAGGGAG gcaACGTGGTGCTGATCTTGCAGAAGGGCGAGATCCGTGTCATCAACCAGACAACCTGTGAGAAGCTGATGCCACAGCAGATCACCGCGCGCATGATGTGCGTGGGCTACCTGAGCGGGGGCGTGGATGCCTGCCAG gGTGATTCCGGGGGCCCCCTGTCCAGTGTGGAGGCAGATGGGCGGATCTTCCAGGCCGGCGTGGTGAGCTGGGGGGAAGGCTGTGCGCAGAGGGACAAGCCAGGCGTGTACACGAGGCTCCCTGTATTTCGGGACTGGATTAAAGAGCAAACTGGGGTATAG